One Thermincola ferriacetica DNA window includes the following coding sequences:
- the spo0A gene encoding sporulation transcription factor Spo0A, translating to MVLFKTINIVIADDNREFCELLKEFISQEEDFNLVGVANNGVEAVEIITREKPDVVVLDIIMPHLDGIGVLEKLASSGMSPKPKVIMLTAFGQETVTQRAIELGADYYILKPFDFSVLATRIRQLAEGETVPTYTPPVKTKNLDVAVTNIIHEMGVPAHIKGYQYLRDAILMVVEEVNLLGAVTKELYPMIAQKYSTTPSRVERAIRHAIELAWDRGNVEMMNRFFGYTINLERGKPTNSEFIAMVADKLRISKVS from the coding sequence ATGGTTTTATTCAAAACGATTAACATCGTAATTGCAGATGATAACAGAGAGTTTTGTGAACTGCTGAAGGAGTTCATCTCTCAGGAAGAAGATTTTAACCTGGTAGGGGTAGCCAATAATGGCGTTGAAGCTGTGGAAATCATAACCCGGGAAAAACCTGATGTTGTTGTGCTGGATATTATCATGCCGCATTTGGACGGAATAGGAGTTTTGGAAAAGCTGGCCAGCTCCGGTATGTCGCCGAAACCCAAAGTTATTATGCTTACTGCTTTTGGCCAGGAAACAGTAACCCAAAGGGCTATAGAACTGGGAGCCGATTATTACATATTGAAACCCTTTGATTTCTCTGTTTTGGCTACCAGGATTCGTCAGTTGGCAGAAGGCGAAACGGTTCCTACATATACACCACCTGTTAAAACGAAAAACCTTGATGTGGCAGTGACAAACATCATTCATGAAATGGGTGTACCGGCCCATATTAAAGGCTACCAGTACCTGAGAGATGCAATATTGATGGTAGTTGAAGAGGTTAACTTGTTGGGAGCGGTAACTAAAGAGCTGTATCCGATGATAGCGCAGAAATACTCTACTACACCCAGCAGGGTGGAAAGGGCGATCCGCCACGCTATAGAATTGGCTTGGGACCGGGGGAACGTGGAAATGATGAATAGGTTCTTCGGGTACACAATCAACCTTGAACGCGGAAAACCCACAAATTCTGAATTTATAGCCATGGTAGCAGACAAGCTGCGTATTAGCAAAGTGAGTTAA
- a CDS encoding NAD(+)/NADH kinase, translating to MQKIGLIVNPGKPKVSVLAEEIADWLQAKGKRVILGTIGQGPQPESISNEMTIRECDCAIVLGGDGTLLHTARNKTLVGIPLFGINLGHLGFLTEVEVNDVIPSLEKLVAGDFQVEERMMLKATVVRDGRPLEQFFALNDAVVTKGAFARLIRLETYINDKFFDVFPADGLIISTPTGSTAYSLSAGGPLVMPHLDLMIVTPICPHTLYSRPLVIHGDSQVRTVICSKQGEIMLTLDGQDGYPVKHLDEIIIEKAECTTKLLKLNNRTFFEILRAKMKEGGSTDV from the coding sequence TTGCAAAAAATAGGCTTGATTGTAAATCCAGGAAAACCAAAGGTTTCCGTTCTGGCGGAAGAAATTGCTGACTGGCTGCAGGCTAAAGGAAAGCGGGTTATTTTGGGGACTATCGGGCAAGGGCCCCAGCCCGAAAGCATCAGTAACGAAATGACTATTCGCGAATGTGATTGCGCCATTGTTCTTGGAGGAGACGGGACCCTTTTGCATACTGCCCGTAATAAAACCCTGGTGGGAATACCACTTTTTGGTATCAACCTGGGACATTTAGGCTTTCTGACGGAAGTGGAAGTTAACGATGTTATACCTTCCCTGGAGAAACTCGTCGCCGGGGACTTCCAGGTGGAAGAGAGAATGATGCTGAAGGCGACGGTTGTCAGGGATGGTCGGCCTTTGGAACAGTTTTTTGCTTTAAATGATGCTGTCGTTACCAAGGGCGCTTTTGCCCGGCTGATTAGGCTGGAAACATACATTAATGACAAATTTTTCGATGTATTTCCCGCTGACGGCTTAATTATTTCCACGCCTACGGGTTCCACAGCCTATTCCCTTTCTGCCGGAGGCCCTTTGGTTATGCCACACTTGGACCTGATGATTGTCACACCCATCTGTCCACATACTCTTTATTCCAGGCCTTTGGTAATCCACGGGGACAGTCAGGTACGGACTGTTATTTGTTCGAAACAGGGGGAAATCATGCTGACCCTGGATGGCCAGGACGGGTACCCGGTAAAACACCTGGATGAAATCATCATTGAAAAGGCCGAATGTACGACAAAGCTGCTAAAATTAAACAACCGTACATTTTTTGAGATACTTCGTGCGAAAATGAAGGAAGGCGGCAGCACCGATGTTTGA
- a CDS encoding class I SAM-dependent methyltransferase, which yields MFEMIASPVKVAHLLMGNKIGPGATVIDATVGNGYDTLFLAEAVGVVGRVYGFDIQAEAIENTKLRLLKEGLLERVLLFHEGHENLAHRVTENIDGIMFNLGYLPGGDHRVITKPSTTIMALEGALKLLKPGGLATVVVYPGHEGGADEAQALDEYVAHLPKNTYSCVKITFVNRSRRSPYVLAIEKAQ from the coding sequence ATGTTTGAAATGATAGCGAGTCCGGTAAAAGTTGCACATTTACTGATGGGCAACAAAATTGGTCCGGGCGCGACAGTAATCGATGCCACTGTGGGAAACGGGTATGATACATTGTTTTTAGCTGAAGCCGTTGGCGTTGTAGGAAGGGTTTACGGTTTCGACATTCAGGCTGAGGCTATCGAAAACACAAAGCTTCGCCTGCTAAAAGAAGGGTTACTTGAACGGGTCCTGTTATTTCACGAAGGCCATGAGAATCTCGCCCATAGAGTAACAGAGAACATCGACGGGATAATGTTTAACCTAGGTTACCTGCCTGGCGGTGACCACCGGGTTATCACGAAACCCAGCACCACCATTATGGCCCTGGAAGGTGCTTTAAAGCTACTGAAACCGGGGGGGCTAGCTACAGTTGTTGTGTATCCAGGGCATGAAGGCGGCGCCGATGAGGCTCAGGCTTTGGACGAATATGTTGCGCACTTGCCGAAAAATACATACAGTTGTGTAAAAATTACTTTTGTAAATCGTTCCCGCAGGAGTCCTTACGTTCTGGCCATAGAAAAAGCTCAATAG
- the spoIVB gene encoding SpoIVB peptidase, whose translation MDVKGYRKLTGIVLACLIVIFSCTPQMRYFYSLPTYQKITVGDYLDLSFEKAQISKTIQNTLKLNIDGEKQNILRVDKSKINALVAAKPGVANLQLKLFGLIPLKTMQVEVVPSVKLVPGGHSVGVMLHSEGVLVVGQSIVEDAEGNKSNPAKEAGIEVGDIILKINDETVVNDEQVARLVNDYGKTKKPLKVLIKHNKRIEVKYVKPVLCKETSRYRIGLYIRDTAAGVGTITFYDPKTGRYGALGHIITDVDTKKPIDIANGKVVRAGIQGIQPGRCGQPGEKIGMFIEDKDFEGNIKKNCRFGIFGTLKKPLQNPIYPELPVAYSDQINTGPAEILTVLDGEKINKYKIEIEKILPEQRSSGKGMVIHITDPRLLRRTGGIIQGMSGSPIIQNGRLIGAVTHVFINDPAKGYGCLIEWMLDECNSFNPKIGWRAKSSPSLCFFSTCLL comes from the coding sequence GTGGATGTTAAAGGTTATCGCAAATTAACCGGCATAGTTTTAGCATGTTTGATTGTTATTTTCAGTTGCACACCGCAAATGCGATATTTTTATAGCTTGCCGACTTACCAAAAAATAACCGTAGGCGACTATCTTGATTTAAGTTTTGAAAAAGCTCAAATTTCAAAAACCATCCAAAATACCTTGAAACTAAATATTGATGGAGAAAAACAAAATATATTGCGCGTTGATAAAAGCAAAATAAATGCATTAGTTGCCGCTAAACCGGGTGTCGCCAACCTGCAGTTAAAGTTATTTGGCCTCATACCGTTAAAAACCATGCAAGTGGAAGTTGTTCCTTCCGTGAAGCTAGTACCGGGAGGACATTCTGTAGGGGTGATGCTACATTCCGAAGGCGTATTGGTAGTTGGACAATCGATAGTTGAGGACGCAGAGGGAAATAAATCGAATCCGGCTAAGGAAGCCGGTATTGAAGTAGGAGATATTATTTTAAAAATAAACGACGAAACAGTGGTAAATGACGAGCAGGTGGCAAGGCTTGTAAACGATTACGGTAAAACCAAAAAGCCGCTAAAAGTATTGATTAAGCATAATAAGAGGATAGAAGTAAAATATGTAAAACCAGTGTTATGCAAAGAAACCTCTAGGTATAGAATTGGCCTCTACATTCGTGATACGGCGGCAGGTGTGGGGACAATAACTTTTTATGACCCCAAAACAGGCAGATATGGTGCTTTGGGTCATATTATAACCGATGTCGATACCAAGAAACCTATTGACATTGCCAACGGCAAGGTAGTCAGGGCTGGGATTCAGGGTATCCAACCGGGCAGATGCGGACAACCAGGCGAAAAAATTGGCATGTTTATTGAAGACAAAGATTTTGAGGGTAATATTAAAAAGAATTGCCGTTTTGGTATATTCGGCACATTAAAAAAACCTCTGCAAAATCCAATTTATCCGGAATTGCCTGTAGCTTACTCAGACCAGATAAACACAGGTCCCGCTGAAATATTAACTGTTCTCGACGGCGAAAAGATAAACAAGTATAAAATAGAAATAGAAAAAATATTGCCCGAACAACGAAGTTCCGGGAAGGGAATGGTTATCCATATAACCGACCCTAGGCTGCTCCGGAGAACCGGCGGTATAATTCAGGGTATGAGCGGTAGCCCGATTATCCAGAACGGCCGGCTAATAGGCGCCGTGACCCACGTTTTTATAAATGACCCAGCTAAAGGTTATGGATGCTTAATCGAATGGATGCTTGATGAATGTAATTCATTCAACCCCAAGATAGGATGGAGGGCTAAAAGCTCTCCATCTCTATGTTTTTTTAGTACCTGTTTGTTATAA
- the recN gene encoding DNA repair protein RecN, which produces MIIRLIIKNFALIDNIELEISPGFNVLSGETGAGKSIIIDAMGVIIGSAGLHEYIRTGADKALIEALFDISGYRAVAAKLEDMGFASEDGTLLLTRELQRNGKNICRINGRTVTLSMYKEIGELLVDIYGQNYQQSLLRREKHLLLLDSFGGEAIKQKLEEISAVVEEYRRVRVALEGLQTDEADKARRLDMYNYQMREIDEAQLDPNEEERLLEERKVMANAEKLAELAVNAYNLLYLGDAPQLSALDLLHKALMSLRELVGIDSSMAHVAKQLEEALYQIEDCASEIGDYKNNLNFDPVLLNEIEDRLEKINKIKRKYGSTVADVLRYREEIAAAIEQITYADDEIQRLTEKLRELKVKYDTAAEKLSALRKAAAQKIEEEICLELADLNMPYVKFKVQFCEREEISAKGKDDVEFLLSPNPGEPLKPLAKIASGGETSRIMLAMKTILAKVDEVPTLIFDEIDAGLGGSAVQAVARKLAFIGGNCQVICVTHSPVTASFADTHFHILKEAGENKTVTKVFALNGEARINEIARMLGGANITPTTLKNAEEMLQHAQRIKGSTNRGK; this is translated from the coding sequence TTGATTATCAGGTTAATTATAAAAAACTTTGCTTTAATCGATAATATTGAATTGGAGATATCACCCGGATTTAATGTCCTGTCGGGGGAAACAGGGGCCGGAAAATCCATAATAATTGACGCTATGGGAGTTATTATCGGTTCTGCCGGTTTGCATGAGTACATAAGAACCGGGGCCGACAAAGCTTTGATAGAAGCTCTCTTTGACATTTCCGGTTACCGGGCTGTAGCAGCTAAACTGGAAGATATGGGTTTTGCATCGGAGGACGGTACTTTGCTTCTAACCCGGGAATTGCAGCGCAATGGTAAAAACATCTGCCGTATAAACGGGCGCACTGTTACTTTGTCCATGTATAAGGAAATCGGTGAATTACTTGTAGATATATACGGTCAAAATTACCAGCAGTCGCTGCTTCGCCGTGAAAAACACCTGCTGCTGCTTGATTCCTTCGGCGGGGAGGCTATAAAACAAAAGCTGGAGGAAATTTCAGCGGTGGTTGAGGAGTACAGGCGTGTTAGAGTAGCCCTGGAAGGACTGCAAACGGATGAGGCTGATAAGGCCCGGCGGTTGGATATGTATAACTACCAAATGCGGGAAATTGATGAAGCTCAACTGGACCCCAACGAAGAAGAGCGACTACTGGAAGAAAGAAAAGTAATGGCCAATGCTGAAAAACTTGCCGAACTTGCTGTCAATGCCTATAATCTATTGTATCTTGGTGATGCGCCTCAGCTCTCGGCTTTGGATTTACTGCACAAAGCCCTGATGTCATTGCGGGAGCTTGTCGGGATTGATTCTTCCATGGCTCATGTTGCAAAACAGTTGGAAGAAGCCTTGTACCAGATTGAAGATTGTGCTTCCGAAATCGGTGATTATAAAAATAATCTTAATTTTGATCCAGTACTGTTGAATGAGATCGAAGACAGGCTGGAAAAGATTAATAAGATTAAGCGCAAGTATGGCAGTACAGTTGCGGATGTTTTAAGGTACAGGGAGGAAATAGCGGCTGCCATTGAACAGATTACTTATGCCGATGATGAAATACAACGCCTGACGGAAAAGCTGCGGGAATTAAAAGTTAAATACGATACGGCAGCAGAAAAATTATCAGCTTTAAGAAAGGCAGCGGCCCAAAAGATAGAAGAAGAAATTTGCCTGGAGTTGGCTGACCTGAATATGCCGTATGTAAAGTTTAAAGTACAGTTTTGTGAGCGCGAGGAAATATCGGCCAAAGGAAAAGATGATGTTGAATTCCTGCTGTCACCCAACCCCGGCGAGCCTTTAAAGCCTTTAGCAAAAATTGCCTCCGGAGGAGAAACTTCCCGCATTATGCTGGCTATGAAAACCATTTTGGCAAAGGTCGATGAAGTGCCGACCCTAATTTTTGATGAAATTGATGCTGGGCTTGGAGGAAGCGCCGTACAGGCCGTGGCCCGAAAACTGGCTTTTATTGGCGGCAACTGCCAGGTTATTTGTGTCACCCATTCACCAGTTACAGCAAGCTTTGCCGATACCCATTTTCATATATTGAAAGAAGCAGGAGAGAATAAAACTGTTACCAAAGTCTTTGCATTGAACGGAGAAGCCAGAATTAATGAAATTGCCCGCATGCTCGGCGGAGCCAATATTACGCCCACTACTTTAAAAAATGCCGAAGAAATGCTGCAACATGCGCAGCGAATAAAGGGGAGTACCAACAGGGGCAAATGA
- a CDS encoding DUF4352 domain-containing protein, giving the protein MKKYIIIILCVAFLLAGCTGSKVPAPKPDTTPNTNHLTAQKDGITLEVSRELKTFPKNMLATKEGYDIVGLSVIVINKSQQNVPISPDYVTLVAIDNTTYKYSEITESVTGKGAFRKVTLPPDYRGGGLLLFEIKKGIKINKVIYKDQMNHEFNINFESGESSSV; this is encoded by the coding sequence ATGAAAAAATACATTATCATAATTTTATGTGTGGCCTTCCTGCTGGCAGGATGCACCGGCAGCAAAGTTCCGGCGCCAAAACCTGACACAACTCCCAATACTAACCACCTAACTGCCCAAAAAGACGGCATAACCCTGGAAGTGAGCAGGGAGTTGAAAACATTTCCCAAGAATATGCTTGCCACCAAAGAGGGTTATGATATTGTCGGTTTATCAGTTATTGTTATAAATAAGTCTCAGCAGAACGTCCCCATCTCACCGGATTATGTTACCCTGGTCGCCATAGATAATACCACTTACAAGTATTCCGAAATTACTGAATCTGTAACGGGCAAAGGCGCTTTCCGCAAAGTTACGCTGCCGCCTGATTACCGAGGAGGCGGTCTCCTGCTTTTTGAGATCAAAAAGGGAATAAAAATCAACAAAGTTATATATAAAGATCAAATGAATCATGAATTTAATATTAACTTCGAATCGGGCGAATCTTCCAGTGTATAA
- the argR gene encoding arginine repressor: MKSKRHLKILEIVNSKIIETQEELAEQLKWAGFDVTQATVSRDIKELRLVKIPIGDNHYRYGVPTATINLHNQERMKTMFRDSVVKLDYSENIIVVKTLPGTAQAVASTIDGANDPHIIGTVAGDDTILVVVKPIQALLSVFNKFTALTQRRG; encoded by the coding sequence ATGAAATCAAAAAGACACCTTAAAATACTGGAAATTGTCAATAGCAAAATAATTGAAACCCAGGAAGAACTGGCAGAGCAGTTGAAATGGGCAGGATTTGATGTCACGCAGGCTACTGTTTCCCGTGATATAAAGGAACTCAGGCTGGTTAAAATCCCGATTGGGGACAACCATTACCGTTACGGGGTTCCCACGGCAACAATCAACTTACATAATCAGGAACGTATGAAGACCATGTTCCGGGATTCTGTGGTCAAATTGGACTATTCGGAAAACATCATCGTAGTTAAAACCTTGCCGGGAACTGCCCAGGCAGTAGCCTCCACCATTGACGGCGCCAACGATCCGCATATAATCGGCACGGTGGCCGGTGATGATACAATACTGGTGGTAGTCAAGCCCATACAGGCCTTGCTTTCGGTCTTTAATAAATTTACCGCTCTCACACAACGGAGGGGTTAA